In a single window of the Bacillus mycoides genome:
- the ytfJ gene encoding GerW family sporulation protein, translating into MEHPIENLMKTAMTNLKEMVDVNTIVGSPVSTADGNVVLTVSQVAFGFGAGGSDFKGDFISEKHNSGQGQHKENKQSHPFGGGSGAGVSISPVAFLVVGSNGVQVLHLNSSTHLIEKALNTVPSTVDKFVNGRQK; encoded by the coding sequence ATGGAACATCCAATTGAAAATTTAATGAAAACAGCAATGACAAATTTAAAAGAGATGGTAGATGTAAATACGATTGTTGGAAGTCCGGTTTCAACAGCTGACGGAAATGTAGTATTAACAGTATCTCAAGTGGCTTTTGGTTTTGGAGCTGGTGGAAGTGACTTTAAAGGTGATTTTATTTCCGAAAAACATAACAGCGGACAAGGGCAGCATAAAGAGAACAAGCAAAGTCATCCATTCGGAGGCGGAAGCGGGGCTGGGGTTTCTATTAGCCCAGTTGCTTTTTTAGTAGTTGGTTCTAACGGTGTGCAAGTGTTGCATCTCAATAGTAGTACACATTTAATTGAAAAAGCGTTAAATACTGTGCCAAGCACTGTGGATAAATTTGTGAATGGTCGCCAAAAGTGA
- a CDS encoding TrkH family potassium uptake protein, with product MEVAKKQGLYNRFIRLNPPQILALGFFCLIVVGGLLLKLPFATKVHISWVDAFFTATSAATVTGLGVVDTASTFTMFGEIVIMFLIQTGGLGLMTIAILIVWVLGKKIGLRHRLLIGEAFNQTNIGGLVKLVKRVFIFSICIELIGVIFLSIRFIPEFGFGKGLYYSIFHVIASYNNAGFALWPDNLTRYVGDPIINIGICSLIVIGGLGFTVLIDIWYSRSFRKLSLHSKIMIVGTIALNVIAMLVIFVLEYNNVKTLGHLSLNEKLWASFFQGITPRTAGFNTVDYGGMEESSILFTMVLMFIGAGSVSTGGGIKLTTFVILITSVLSFFRKKEDFVLFQRTIKMSTVTRALAIVVASQILIFTAVFVLMLTEDFSFIQLLFETISAFGTVGLTMGITAKLSAFGKCIIMFVMFCGLIGPLTLVFSLARPAKQKIKYPSEDVFTG from the coding sequence ATGGAAGTAGCAAAAAAACAAGGGTTGTATAATCGTTTTATACGATTGAATCCACCACAAATTTTAGCATTAGGCTTTTTTTGTTTAATTGTGGTCGGAGGATTGTTATTAAAGTTACCGTTTGCAACGAAAGTACATATTAGTTGGGTAGATGCTTTCTTTACAGCTACGTCGGCAGCGACTGTAACCGGTTTAGGTGTTGTAGATACTGCGAGTACGTTTACGATGTTTGGTGAAATTGTTATTATGTTTTTAATTCAAACGGGTGGTCTCGGTCTTATGACGATAGCCATTTTAATTGTTTGGGTATTAGGGAAAAAAATTGGTTTACGCCACCGATTATTAATTGGAGAAGCATTTAATCAAACAAATATTGGTGGTCTTGTGAAATTAGTAAAACGTGTTTTTATTTTTTCTATTTGTATTGAGCTAATTGGAGTTATCTTTTTATCGATTCGCTTTATTCCAGAGTTTGGTTTTGGAAAAGGTTTATACTATAGTATTTTTCACGTTATTGCGTCATATAATAATGCCGGCTTTGCGCTTTGGCCAGATAATTTAACAAGATACGTAGGAGATCCTATTATTAATATTGGGATTTGTTCTTTAATTGTAATAGGAGGGTTAGGGTTTACGGTATTAATTGATATATGGTATAGCCGTAGTTTCCGAAAATTATCACTGCACTCCAAAATCATGATTGTTGGAACGATAGCACTTAATGTTATTGCGATGCTTGTGATTTTTGTATTGGAATATAATAATGTGAAGACTTTGGGGCACTTATCTTTAAATGAAAAGTTATGGGCTTCGTTCTTCCAAGGAATTACACCTCGTACAGCTGGTTTTAACACGGTAGATTATGGGGGGATGGAAGAGTCATCGATACTATTTACGATGGTATTAATGTTTATTGGTGCAGGAAGTGTATCGACAGGCGGTGGAATTAAGTTAACGACATTCGTTATTTTAATTACATCAGTTCTTTCTTTCTTTAGAAAGAAAGAGGATTTTGTTTTGTTTCAGCGTACGATTAAAATGTCGACAGTAACGAGAGCGTTAGCAATTGTCGTTGCTAGTCAAATACTTATTTTTACAGCGGTATTTGTATTAATGCTTACAGAAGACTTCAGTTTTATTCAGTTATTATTTGAGACAATTTCAGCGTTTGGTACAGTAGGGTTAACAATGGGGATTACTGCGAAGCTATCGGCGTTTGGAAAATGTATTATTATGTTTGTTATGTTTTGTGGATTAATCGGACCGTTAACACTTGTGTTCTCTTTGGCACGACCAGCAAAACAAAAAATTAAATATCCATCAGAAGATGTATTTACAGGATAA
- a CDS encoding MarR family winged helix-turn-helix transcriptional regulator produces the protein MSQNREQLMEELSTNVFAMFRTLRNDIGKIFGGYIPWNEFIVLRILNRTNKEMVSRVANELNVSNSHITAVTEKLINKGFVTRSRSTSDRRVVYLEITEQGKELVAKMEGEKKKYLQERFSALSEDEMDIMISISKKLI, from the coding sequence TTGTCTCAAAATCGAGAACAATTAATGGAAGAACTATCGACAAATGTTTTTGCAATGTTTCGCACGTTGCGTAATGATATTGGAAAAATATTTGGTGGTTACATACCGTGGAATGAGTTCATTGTCCTTAGAATATTGAACCGTACGAATAAAGAAATGGTCTCACGTGTAGCTAATGAGTTAAATGTGTCGAATAGTCATATTACAGCTGTTACAGAAAAATTAATTAATAAAGGCTTTGTAACTCGTTCACGTTCTACATCAGATCGCCGAGTTGTATATTTAGAGATTACAGAACAAGGGAAAGAGTTAGTTGCGAAAATGGAAGGTGAGAAAAAGAAATATTTACAAGAAAGATTTTCCGCACTTTCAGAAGATGAAATGGATATAATGATATCTATTTCTAAAAAACTTATTTAA
- a CDS encoding regulatory YrvL family protein, whose protein sequence is MSEEDKLSNLSLKDKTIIISVVILILIIFFAFIFFVYVGIFHITGIEYSSRTALLLFFLLILLLDGITYFIFIFFKVLLHPMMTSMPNWLSIALLSIIEITLDWFVIHTADDWIESVQMPNIAELCVTLFLYTLNKLFSDKKE, encoded by the coding sequence ATGAGTGAAGAAGACAAACTTTCTAATCTCAGTCTAAAAGATAAGACTATTATTATTAGTGTTGTTATTCTTATTCTCATTATATTCTTTGCATTTATATTTTTTGTATATGTAGGAATCTTTCATATTACAGGTATAGAATATTCATCAAGAACAGCTCTACTACTCTTTTTTTTACTCATTCTTTTATTAGACGGTATTACATATTTTATATTCATTTTCTTTAAAGTGCTCCTACATCCAATGATGACAAGTATGCCCAATTGGCTCTCAATTGCTCTGCTCTCTATAATTGAAATTACGTTAGATTGGTTTGTCATACATACCGCCGATGACTGGATAGAGAGTGTACAAATGCCCAACATAGCTGAATTATGTGTCACACTATTCCTTTACACACTAAATAAATTATTTAGTGATAAGAAAGAGTAA
- a CDS encoding thioredoxin family protein, giving the protein MKINHTKEVLLMNLLQWADKGMSFDTYVNEMKVNQYELLHIYNNFLIPNELLPVLEERQNDGWRVIVLTADWCGDALLCVPVMKRISEVANIDMRLLIRDENLELMDQYLTNGTARAIPIFIFIDKDGNEQAVFGPRAPKVQELVTSMRATLPEKEDPTFEEKQKEMYANFRATLADDTSLWEHVMESMIEKVVK; this is encoded by the coding sequence ATAAAAATAAATCATACTAAAGAGGTGTTACTTATGAACTTACTACAATGGGCTGATAAAGGCATGTCCTTTGATACATATGTGAATGAAATGAAAGTAAACCAATACGAGCTACTACACATTTACAATAACTTTTTAATTCCAAATGAATTACTTCCAGTTTTAGAAGAACGTCAAAATGATGGCTGGCGCGTTATCGTATTAACAGCTGACTGGTGCGGCGACGCTCTTTTATGTGTACCTGTTATGAAACGAATTTCTGAAGTTGCAAATATTGATATGCGTTTATTAATTCGCGATGAAAACTTAGAGTTAATGGATCAATACTTAACAAACGGAACAGCACGTGCGATTCCAATCTTTATTTTCATTGATAAAGACGGAAATGAACAAGCCGTCTTTGGACCACGCGCTCCAAAAGTACAAGAATTAGTAACTTCAATGCGCGCTACATTACCTGAAAAAGAAGATCCAACATTCGAAGAGAAACAAAAAGAAATGTATGCTAATTTCCGTGCTACATTAGCTGATGATACTTCTCTTTGGGAACATGTAATGGAAAGCATGATTGAGAAAGTAGTAAAATAA
- a CDS encoding SRPBCC family protein has protein sequence MSFAIEIVIPAPIDVVFDYVHNDEKILEWSTFMIENRYPSNIDVENPREGDKYISVQKMGKKIYEFEAEILEYDEPYIVSVGCEMKQGYTAATYMLEEDEEGTSLTLIVEFEPKNFLYKIMYKLTGWMTRGIYMGEMERLAACVDAVYSQKKGL, from the coding sequence GTGAGTTTTGCAATAGAAATAGTAATTCCAGCACCAATTGATGTTGTATTTGATTATGTACACAATGACGAGAAAATACTAGAATGGAGTACCTTTATGATAGAAAATAGGTATCCTTCAAATATAGATGTTGAAAACCCTCGTGAAGGTGACAAATATATATCTGTGCAAAAGATGGGGAAGAAAATATATGAATTTGAGGCGGAAATTTTAGAGTATGATGAACCGTATATCGTTTCAGTTGGATGTGAGATGAAGCAAGGTTATACAGCTGCAACTTATATGTTAGAAGAGGATGAAGAAGGTACATCGCTTACTTTAATCGTAGAATTTGAACCGAAGAATTTTTTATATAAGATTATGTACAAGTTGACTGGGTGGATGACACGTGGAATATACATGGGTGAAATGGAACGTTTAGCAGCGTGCGTAGATGCTGTATATTCTCAGAAAAAAGGATTATAA
- the uppP gene encoding bacitracin resistance undecaprenyl-diphosphatase: MADWLIGLIMGAVEGLTEFLPVSSTGHMILTGHLIGFEDDRAKVFEVVIQLGSILAVVVIFWKRLWSLVGIGKVTDGPSLNLLHIIIGMIPAGILGVLFHSAIKEVLFGPGPVVISLVAGGILMIVAEKFSKPSTARTLDEITYKQAFTIGMFQCLALWPGFSRSGSTISGGLLARVSHTAAAEYTFILAVPMMVAASALDLIKSWDILSTADIPLFATGFITAFVVAMLAIVSFLKLLGRVKLTPFAYYRFILAAVFYFFIM, translated from the coding sequence GTGGCTGATTGGTTAATTGGATTAATCATGGGTGCTGTTGAAGGTTTAACAGAGTTTTTACCAGTATCATCAACAGGACATATGATTTTAACAGGACACTTAATTGGATTTGAAGACGATAGAGCGAAAGTTTTCGAAGTTGTTATTCAGTTGGGATCGATTTTAGCAGTTGTTGTTATATTTTGGAAACGTTTATGGTCATTAGTTGGAATAGGGAAAGTAACTGATGGACCATCTTTAAATTTATTACATATTATTATCGGGATGATTCCTGCCGGCATACTCGGCGTACTATTCCATAGCGCAATTAAAGAAGTTTTATTCGGTCCAGGACCGGTTGTTATTAGCTTAGTAGCTGGTGGTATTTTAATGATTGTTGCTGAGAAGTTTTCAAAACCAAGTACAGCAAGAACGTTAGATGAAATCACATATAAGCAAGCATTTACAATCGGAATGTTCCAATGTTTAGCACTTTGGCCAGGATTTTCTCGTTCTGGATCAACAATAAGTGGTGGTTTATTAGCACGTGTTTCGCATACAGCGGCAGCGGAATATACATTTATTCTAGCGGTGCCAATGATGGTAGCTGCAAGTGCCTTAGATTTAATTAAAAGCTGGGATATATTAAGCACGGCTGATATACCGTTATTTGCAACAGGATTTATTACAGCATTCGTTGTTGCGATGCTTGCAATTGTTTCATTCTTAAAATTATTAGGTCGTGTAAAACTAACACCGTTCGCTTACTATCGTTTCATTTTAGCTGCGGTATTCTATTTCTTCATTATGTAA
- a CDS encoding MATE family efflux transporter, with the protein MKETNSFSQKLKQFLLLFFPIFVTQMSLFAMSFFDTTMSGHASPIDLAGVAIGTSIWLPVSTGLTGILMATTPIVAQLVGSKKKEDVPHIVIQAVYLAICASFVVILIGFFAVSPILNGMQLEEPVERIAAQFLIIIAIGIIPLFTYTVLRGFIDALGKTRTTMIITLLSLPINVVLNYLLIFGHFGFPKLGGVGAAIASAATYWCILIITVIIIRTKEPFASFNIFKQLYRPSFTIWKEFLKLGVPIGFAIFFETSIFAAVTLMMSNFSTTTIAAHQAAMNFASLLYMTPLSLAMAMTIAVGFEVGAKRYNNAKQYGFIGIGLALAFALLYSILLYFFDDEIASIYTTNANVHHLAKEFLIFAILFQISDAIATPVQGALRGYKDVNVALIMTLIAYWVIGLPLGYMLATYTDWAAKGYWIGLIIGLAFGAIFLLIRLFQVQRKYTTQSSR; encoded by the coding sequence ATGAAAGAAACTAATTCATTCTCACAAAAGTTAAAGCAATTTTTATTACTCTTTTTCCCGATTTTTGTAACGCAAATGTCATTATTTGCGATGAGCTTTTTTGATACGACAATGTCAGGACATGCGAGTCCTATTGATTTAGCGGGTGTTGCTATCGGAACAAGTATATGGCTTCCCGTTAGTACCGGCTTAACAGGAATTTTAATGGCTACTACTCCTATTGTTGCACAGCTCGTTGGATCAAAGAAAAAGGAGGACGTTCCCCACATTGTCATACAAGCAGTATATTTAGCAATTTGTGCTAGTTTCGTTGTTATCCTTATCGGATTCTTCGCTGTTTCACCTATTTTAAATGGCATGCAATTAGAAGAACCCGTGGAACGTATTGCAGCACAATTTTTAATTATTATCGCGATTGGAATTATCCCTTTATTTACTTACACCGTTTTACGTGGATTTATTGATGCATTAGGGAAAACTCGAACAACGATGATTATTACATTACTATCATTACCAATTAATGTAGTATTAAATTACTTATTAATTTTTGGTCACTTTGGCTTTCCAAAACTCGGTGGTGTTGGTGCGGCAATCGCTTCTGCAGCAACCTATTGGTGTATTTTAATTATTACGGTTATTATTATTCGTACGAAAGAGCCTTTCGCTTCTTTCAATATCTTTAAACAGTTATACCGCCCTTCCTTTACAATCTGGAAGGAATTCCTGAAACTTGGAGTCCCTATCGGATTTGCTATCTTTTTTGAGACGAGTATTTTCGCTGCGGTAACACTTATGATGAGTAATTTTAGTACGACAACAATAGCAGCACATCAAGCAGCTATGAACTTTGCTTCCTTGTTATATATGACTCCTTTAAGTTTAGCAATGGCAATGACGATAGCCGTTGGATTTGAAGTTGGAGCAAAACGATACAATAATGCGAAACAATATGGATTTATCGGAATTGGGTTAGCCCTTGCTTTCGCTCTTTTATATTCAATCCTTCTTTATTTCTTTGATGATGAAATTGCTTCTATTTATACGACAAATGCAAATGTCCATCATTTAGCTAAAGAATTTCTTATATTCGCGATTTTATTTCAAATTTCAGATGCGATTGCAACTCCAGTACAAGGAGCACTTCGTGGTTATAAAGACGTAAATGTTGCCTTAATTATGACATTAATAGCTTATTGGGTAATAGGTCTACCTCTTGGCTACATGTTAGCAACTTATACTGACTGGGCAGCAAAAGGTTATTGGATCGGTCTTATTATCGGTCTAGCATTTGGAGCAATCTTCCTGCTTATCCGTCTCTTTCAAGTACAAAGAAAATATACAACGCAAAGCAGCCGCTAA
- a CDS encoding aminoglycoside phosphotransferase family protein encodes MDSYKQYIKEALPGLSIHSYKQNEEGWDNITVIINDELLFRFPRKLEYANRIPLEKELCTILSHLLQEIEIPKYHLLYKNNCNTVPFCSFYPLIHGEPLTTELVAKLEKKELKAIITQLATFLAALHSIPLKRTETLGFPIEKTLTYWKELQTKLNQYFTNSLTSLQKSALNRLFENFFICIAKSTFQNTIIHADFTHHHILFNNLNKTISGVIDFGDAQIGDPAFDFAGLYYDFGREFTTSVYEQYSALISYRDPLLIHRITTFYQYSPLLHNLIYNIETNNEIILKKNEEQLKAILQGRD; translated from the coding sequence ATGGACTCTTACAAACAATATATAAAAGAAGCTCTGCCCGGTCTTTCTATACATTCATATAAACAAAATGAAGAAGGATGGGATAATATAACGGTTATTATAAATGACGAACTACTATTTCGTTTCCCGCGAAAACTTGAATATGCAAACCGAATTCCGTTAGAAAAAGAACTGTGCACAATTCTTTCTCATTTATTACAAGAAATCGAGATTCCTAAGTATCATTTATTGTATAAGAATAATTGTAATACCGTTCCATTTTGTAGCTTTTATCCTCTCATTCATGGTGAACCGTTAACAACTGAACTAGTTGCAAAGCTAGAGAAAAAAGAATTGAAAGCAATCATTACACAATTAGCCACTTTCCTTGCGGCTTTACATAGTATTCCTTTAAAACGTACTGAAACGCTAGGGTTCCCTATCGAAAAAACACTTACCTACTGGAAAGAACTACAAACAAAATTAAATCAATATTTTACTAACAGTCTTACTTCATTACAGAAATCAGCCTTAAATCGTTTATTCGAAAATTTTTTTATCTGTATAGCTAAATCTACCTTTCAAAATACAATCATCCATGCTGACTTTACACATCATCACATTTTATTTAACAACTTGAACAAAACCATTTCAGGTGTTATCGATTTTGGAGATGCTCAAATTGGCGATCCCGCTTTTGATTTTGCTGGGCTATATTATGATTTCGGTCGTGAGTTTACTACATCTGTATATGAACAATACAGTGCACTTATTTCTTACCGCGATCCATTACTCATTCACCGCATCACTACCTTTTATCAATACAGCCCTTTACTACATAACCTTATTTATAACATTGAAACAAACAACGAAATAATATTAAAGAAGAATGAAGAACAGCTTAAAGCAATACTACAGGGACGAGATTAA
- a CDS encoding flavodoxin translates to MSKLVMIFASMSGNTEEMADHIAGAIRETENEIEVIDIMDTPEASILEQYDGIILGAYTWGDGDLPDDFLDFYDAMDSINLTGKKAAAFGSCDSAYPKYGVAVDILIEKLQERGAAVVLEGLKVELTPEDEDVEKCLQFGAEFVKHLS, encoded by the coding sequence TTGAGTAAGTTAGTAATGATTTTTGCAAGTATGAGTGGAAATACAGAGGAAATGGCTGACCATATTGCGGGTGCGATTCGTGAAACAGAAAATGAGATTGAAGTAATTGATATTATGGATACACCAGAAGCTTCTATATTAGAGCAATATGACGGGATTATTTTAGGTGCTTATACTTGGGGAGATGGTGATCTTCCTGATGATTTTTTAGATTTTTATGATGCAATGGATTCTATTAACTTAACTGGTAAAAAAGCAGCTGCATTCGGTTCTTGTGATTCGGCTTATCCGAAATACGGGGTAGCGGTTGATATTTTAATAGAAAAGCTGCAGGAGCGCGGGGCAGCAGTTGTGTTAGAAGGATTGAAAGTAGAATTAACGCCAGAAGATGAAGATGTAGAAAAATGTTTACAGTTTGGAGCTGAATTCGTAAAACACCTTTCTTAA
- a CDS encoding amidohydrolase: MKREWRSFISEENIIKWRRHFHKYPELSFHEKETSQFIYETLCSFSSFEVTRPTQYSVLAIKRGRQQGKVVAIRADIDALPIQEETRKPYTSVHKGIMHACGHDAHAAILLSAAETIANMKEDFAGEIRLFFQHAEEVYPGGGQEMVEAGVMDGVDYVVGLHVMSGLESGKIGIVYGPMMAAPDVFTIEILGKGGHAARPEETIDPIAIGAQIITNLQHIVSRNTSAFMHRVVSVTQFHGGMADNIIPSAAALMGTVRSFNQTLREEAKEKIEQIVKGITEAHGGDYTYTYRYGYDPVVNNEYITKIVEKSAIKLFGNQRIVHLEPSMGGEDFSAYLRKAPGCFIKLGTGNKNIDTCYPHHHPKFDVDESALINGVELFLETTIRLLETDKT; this comes from the coding sequence ATGAAAAGAGAGTGGAGGAGTTTTATTTCAGAGGAAAATATCATTAAATGGAGACGGCATTTCCATAAGTATCCGGAATTATCGTTTCATGAAAAAGAAACTTCGCAATTTATATATGAAACATTATGCTCATTTTCTTCTTTTGAAGTAACGAGACCAACGCAGTACAGTGTGCTAGCAATTAAAAGAGGAAGGCAACAAGGGAAAGTAGTTGCGATTCGAGCTGATATAGATGCTTTACCAATCCAAGAGGAAACAAGGAAACCTTATACGTCTGTGCATAAAGGAATAATGCATGCATGCGGGCATGATGCTCACGCAGCTATTTTATTAAGTGCAGCAGAGACGATAGCAAATATGAAGGAAGATTTTGCAGGCGAAATCCGTCTGTTCTTTCAGCACGCAGAGGAAGTGTATCCCGGTGGTGGACAAGAAATGGTGGAGGCCGGTGTTATGGACGGCGTCGATTATGTAGTAGGTTTGCACGTTATGTCTGGATTAGAAAGTGGAAAGATAGGAATTGTATATGGCCCTATGATGGCAGCACCAGACGTATTTACAATTGAAATTTTAGGAAAGGGTGGTCACGCGGCACGACCAGAAGAAACGATAGATCCTATTGCTATCGGAGCACAAATTATTACAAATTTACAACATATCGTATCAAGAAATACAAGTGCTTTTATGCATAGAGTAGTGTCAGTTACACAATTTCATGGGGGGATGGCCGATAATATCATTCCTAGTGCAGCAGCTTTAATGGGAACTGTTCGATCTTTTAATCAAACATTAAGAGAGGAAGCAAAAGAGAAAATTGAGCAAATTGTAAAAGGAATTACAGAAGCACATGGGGGAGATTATACATATACGTATCGTTACGGATATGATCCAGTTGTTAATAATGAGTACATTACGAAAATAGTAGAAAAAAGTGCGATAAAATTGTTCGGAAATCAGCGTATTGTGCATCTTGAACCTTCTATGGGAGGAGAAGATTTTTCAGCGTATTTAAGAAAAGCACCTGGTTGTTTCATTAAATTAGGAACAGGGAATAAAAATATTGATACTTGTTATCCACATCATCATCCGAAATTTGATGTGGATGAATCGGCTTTAATTAATGGAGTGGAACTATTTTTAGAGACAACTATAAGACTACTAGAAACTGATAAAACATAA
- a CDS encoding teichoic acid D-Ala incorporation-associated protein DltX, producing the protein MERLKEIWSQPLTQWVAKTVYYLAILFALLWLYGFHDTNTSTFIYNEF; encoded by the coding sequence ATGGAAAGATTAAAAGAGATATGGTCTCAACCACTCACACAATGGGTTGCAAAGACGGTTTATTACCTTGCAATTTTATTTGCATTGCTTTGGTTGTATGGATTCCATGATACAAACACAAGTACATTTATTTACAACGAATTTTAG